CCAGATGGGATAAGTGAAGACCCGATGGTAGGGTTGCAAAAACAGAGGAGGGGCTACTCTGTTTCGGGCAACAACAATGCCTTTTAGTTTAGCATTTTTCAGGTACGTGACAAGACAAGATAGGTAGTTAGTGGACTTGCTCTTGCTCACCAACTCACCAtagttttttgttttttctcGTGTCAGTTCATCACAGCTGTCTGCTCACAAAGAATTATGGACTTATCAACCGTTTTGTGGATAAGGAGGTTGTTAGATTTCAAAGAAGTAACACATACATAGTATAACATTATGCATAATGAATACTGAATCTATTTTTTTCTCATgtctttctttattttattttacgtCGATAGGACAGCACAAATCTTATAGGATGATTTTCCAAAACGAAAGCAGATCAACACGGACAAACAGCGGCCCATCAGACCACTTGCTGTGAACTATAAGAACATTATTTCACCTCCTCATATGGTACTACTAAACTCGCAATGAACATCGACACTGAATTAAGTTGTAGTCCCCCCTCAACAAGTGCGAGTTGTAATTAATTGACTGCAGCAGCATTGGTAGTCTCAACAAAATAAAACAGCAGCACTGGTAGCAACACTATCAACGCCATCCCTTCAAGCAGAATAAGTAGGAAAACATCGTGATCCCTTAAGGAGAACTTCCCATATCGTTCGTGTTCAACAACTAATTCTATGTGTTTCATTGGTAGTCAAATACTGTATTATATTTTTATTCTATCTGTATACACCAGGATAGCAGGGTTACCTTTGCTTCCTTAACAGGAATCTGCAAGGAAAGAAGTGAAGATGCTGCGTCTGCATTCAGTAAATGAGATAAAAGTTGAGACTCTTGATAGACAATATCCATTCTTACTTGTAATATTACAGATACAGAACTGACAAATGATCTTCATATTAAGCAGATACCACTTTCTAAGGTGCAAACATCTAAGGAAACTTAGTTGGTGCTAATCAATCATCCACAAACTACCTCCGTCCCTTAAAAAACAGTGAGAACAATGAAGCAGCGATTCTACAAACAAATGTGGATACTCAACTTCAGCAAGTCAATTCAGTTGTTAAATATACGTATGGCACAATCAAAAGAAATATGGGATCAGACTAAATCCACTTCAGAGAGAAAAGTTCATTGAATCTTGGCTCACCTCTGTTCTTCCTGTTGTCTATGCTTCTGCCCACCAGCAAACTGTGACATGGAGGACACATAGCAATGGCTTAGTACAAGCACCACATTAAGACTATATAACAAGTCCTATAATAATATCCTTATGACTAGTTTCTGCAGATGTAATAAACAGTTATTCAAAAtgaattggatcatgcacttctGTTCTGAATTTAACACCACAGGGCACTTCGGACCCAGCAGCAAACACAACAGGTCTGCAGGctgcaacagcaacaacaacaaatcGTCACTTTAGAATTTCATTTCGTAGTGCAGACAGTACATCAGCCATCAGGTGTAATTTGGCATCGAATTTTCCTAGTGCAGACACTACATCAGCCATCAAATGTTAGTCCGTGCTCTGATAAGCCGATGAACACACTGAAAATGGCAGCGAGCTGAGCCCGTGGATGCGCCTGCTTACCAGGTCGCAGGTGGCGGGCTCGACATGGCCGCAGCCATAGCAGCAGGCGATGCCGGAGGGCGTCTTCTTGGCCAGGGCCCTTCGCTTCTccttgcggcggcggcgcctCTCGGCGTCCTCCTCCGGCGCACGCATGCGGGCGCCCGCCGCGGCCATGGCCGTGAGCTGCCGCCCCAGGTACACGTCGCCCCGCGTCGGCGCCGCGGGGCCGACCCCGTCTGCAGGGGCGATTTCACCGTCCGGCCACCTGGGCACGTGCCCGGGCTCGAGCGCTGCGGATTTTTCGAGTAGCCGGAGACACAATCGATGAATACGTACGATCTACGCGGAAAAATACAACAACTTAGTGAATTGGGCTAGTTTGGGCGTTGTTTTTGCCTTTTGGGCTTACTCACGCCAAACGAGGACGCCTAAGCCTCATCCATTAATTTCTTTACATGGGCCACGCTAGGTTAGTCAGACTCAGATCGATGTCGAGCCTGCGGCTGCATCGCTCGCCTCGCCTGTTTGGCTGCCTCGCACGCTGTTTGCCTTTACGCCGCGCCGCAAGACTGTGCCCTAGCAATTCCGGCGCCGTTGGAGGTGGTGGCCGGCGAGGTGGACTGGTGAAGCACCGATGACCGGCAAGACCGCAAGAGATGGTGCAAGACCGGGCCTCCAATTAGGCTACGATTCCACCAAGTAACGACCGGGATCTGAAGCGAAAGCGCAGGAGTCAAAGCGGCATCCCCTGTGGTGTGAATTCTCCTCCGACGGATGGTGGCTCGTCCTCATCATCGTCGGCACTTCAGCGAGCACTAGTCACGCGTGTAGCACCAGCAAATGCCCAACCTGCGCAAGGCCATGGCCAAGAGGCAGCAAACAGCCAACGGCGAGGGCCACCAATGGCAGCGGCAAACGACAACTAGGTGAGTTATCCGACTCCAATTATGTTTGTTCCACTACATAATTGAGCATATTATTTAGTGACACAAGTGTGTTGGTGGTTTGATAGACCAAAGTACACTTTAGTTTATAGCGTGCCCAGGCTTTGGGAATTCGCTAGCTCCGCCACTGCCCGTCTGCCGGAGGAGACGGCGAGGGGGACGGGGCGCTGGGGGAGGCGACGCGCGCGCGggtggagagggagagggaggcggtggCGGACGGGTGGTGCTTGGTGGGGACGGCGGGCGCCGGCGCCGGGGACTTgggaaaaaggagaggaagagctGGCGGAGTGTTCACGCAAGGCGGAGGGGAATTTGGGCTTTGGACTCCGCGAGCTATGTGTGTATACATGCGTTGGTGGTTATACAGTAGTAGCGCTGGGTTTATACCCCACACCGGCCTGTTGTGGAAGGCACGATGGACAacacatagtagtagcgtgggGTTTATACACCGCGCTACTATTATCAACTTACTAGTAGCATGGGTTTAtaccccgcgctactactactgcTTGTCCCGGCGGGCACGGTGGAGAGCACTTAGTAATAGAGTGGGTTTATAGCCcgtgctactactatcaacttagtagtagcgtgggttataaacccacgctactactaattaGTAGTAGCGTAGGTTTTTACCCCTCGGTACTGCTAAGCATCTGTCTATAAGGTATTTCCTAGTAGtgttaggtctccctctagctcagaatcactgttaggatcatattctgagcatgaatctgtaggtggagagcgtttgcattgcattgcatccagacttgatttcagtccctgatgacccacaagtataggggatctatcgtagtcctttcgacaagtaagagtgtcgaacccaacaaggagcagaaggaaatgacaaacggttttcagcaaggtattatccgcaagcactgaaattatcggtaatagatagttttgtgataaggtaattcgtaacgggtaacaagtaacaaaagtaaacaaggtgcagcaaggtggcccaatcctttttgtagcaaaggacaagcctggacaaactcttatataaaggaaagcgctcccgaggacacatgggaattatcgtcaagctagttttcatcatgctcatatgattcgcgttcgttactttgataatttgatatgtgggtggaccggtgcttgggtactgcccttccttggacaagcatcccacttatgattaacccctcttgcaagcatccgcgaCTACGAAAGAAGagttaaggtaaacctaaccatagcatgaaacatgtggatccaaatcagccccttacgaagcaacgcataaactagggtttaagcttctgtcactctagcaacccatcatctacttattacttcccaatgtcttcccctaggcccaaacaatggtgaagtgtcatgtagtcgacgttcacataacaccactagaggaaagacaacatacatctcatcaaaatatcgaacgaataccaaattcacatgaccacttataacaagacttctcccatgtcctcaggaacaaacgcaACTACTCAGAAATCATATtaatgttcataatcagaggggtattaatatgcataaaggatctgaacatatgatcttccaccgaataaaccaactagcatcaactacaaggagtaatcaacactactagcaacccacaggtaccaatctgaggttttgagacaaagatcggatacaagagatgaactagggtttgagaggagatggtgctggtgaagatgttgatggagattgaccccctcccgatgagaggatcgatggtgatgacgatggtgatgatttccccctcccggagggatctttccccggcagaacaactccaccggagccctagattggttccgcctcgagacggcggcgcttcgtcccgaaagcttccttcttattttttcagggcaaaagacaccttatatcagaagatgggcatcggggggctgccaggtggcccacgaggcagggcgcgccctccacccccatggacggtgggtggcccccctctggtgctttcttcgcccaatatttttaatatattccaaaactgactttcgtggagtttcaggaattttggagttgtgcagaatatgtctctaatattttctccttttccagcccagaattctagctgccggcattccccctctttatgtaaaccttgtaaaataagagagaaaaggcatacgtattgtgacataatgtgtaataacagcccataacgcggcaaatatcgatataaaagcatgatgcaaaatggacgtatcagtcccttaatgccaagtttgacagccatggcattgttctgctttattcttttatgcgcgcaagctcataatcattatgatgctgttcaatatctaagattcatgaaaacataaaaagtagtcagattatctatggaatgcattgcggattcaactagaagagtgtctccctataaacccctatgcaaagttcaccccccaaccgtgttgaccagaccacacatagaaatacaaacctcttatgtctATATAACAGgcacacacatttcaaaactgaagtaggaacattagaatcatatcaaatttGTATTTTAACAAATAAagtaaggaattatgagtggcataatgtttagcttcaagggtggagtgctggtagtgcgacacaaagcaagtaggcagattgtattccatttaaaagatcgtagtctatgtaaaaggtggaaatgacacttttttctatacaatgcagtgttcgttgcccacacatgatggaagagatcacatggAGAAATACAATTCACTCATGTCTGcggttccagtattttgaaacagggtggtccaccctaaaagaatattgacaacaaatatgacaaggcaagcatagatgtagtgaatcaatcattacttgtcagcttactaggacaagtatgcagaattgtaactgcagtaagagaccgtccaaaatctgaatcaagaagttggtctagcacttattgtttgcaactaatcaacgtgaataattggatatcatatcgaatgagtaagaaagacaagtaaaattgtcaacaaacctggcctgtAGTAGTAATCTAGGTCAATGTCACCACGACCAACAATCGAAAATGACTAGTGTCGGGGGGATGAAACCCGGGCAAGCAATAGAACCCGGATCCTTTCAAAAACGACGGGGCCAGCATCACCCCTCAAGCCAGCCGTGCTTGGCCGGGTCGCCcgacccggccaagccccccGACCCGGCCAAACTCTCCAACCTGGTCGGACTCCTCGACTCGGCTCCAGCAACCAGCTCAAGACAACCGAACCCGGCACACCAAGACTTCTCCAACAAGCCAGCTCCACCCTTGGCGTGTTCCTCAACCCGGCCGCGGGTCAGCTCCCGTCCCATCCCAgccgtacgatgggacgagtctccaccaaccgatgaccgaggcaacagtgccccgcccatgcctctggtcagccagggcatggcaacagtgccccacGTACCtgctgaccagggccggcgtggcaacagtgcaaCCACCGTCACCAATGACGCCAGCAAGTGGCGACCTGACGGAGCGCCACTGTAGCCGACTCAACCCGGCCactccctgacgatcgacaagacggccaACAGAGCCCCCGTATCCGGCGGGCCCCGCGCCCGGAGAACCCGGCGAGCCCTGGCCCCCGGGGGGTCCCAGCGCCGGCTTCCCAGACAATGACAACCCGGCCCcacggccttgtaacattaccattgtacccctggggggttgacctataaaccccccggagcccTCATGGAGACGGGCGATCGAACATAGAGAAACCAGAAACCACTCATCCACTCACGTAGCAAGCCACACCCGAGGAGAggagcagcctaagccttggcctgccttccttcttcctccatatagctttaggagcaactctgtactgttACACATCAACTACTCTCGGCAGGACTTGgtgtattatctctccggagagccccgaacctgggtatgtcttgcgtcccacgctcgctcatgccgaccttGCCTCTAGAccccaccagtgccctcgagctTCCTCCTATCTTCAGCCATCCCATGGCATCTACCGTGCGCcaaccatgacagttggcgcccaccatggggcagcTCGAGGTCCTGGCCGGGAGCATGATTCAGACGGGGCTCTTCTCCGACTCCGACGAGGCCGTCATGCTGGCGGACGACATCATCGATGCACTTGCTGCCTCCTTCGCCGTGCTGCGCATCTCCGATGTGCCGGTGGCCGACGAGTACCCCAGCGAGGTACTTGACTTTTCcgactcccccctctccctcggcGGCAGCACTCCCACCGGGGCAATGGACCTCTGCATGGAGGTCTTCGTCACCGACACCGGCGCCTCTTCCTCGTCGAGCGCAGTGAGGAAGGCCGCTTAAGCCAAGGCCACGGCGGATCGGGCCGCCTCGCCCAACCCGCTGCGTGCCATGATGCAGAGCCTTCGCGTTCCCATCGACACCGACATCGACGCCTCCAATGTCGCCGAGGCACGGACTCGCTTCGAGGAGGATCGCCAGCGCCCGCTGGACCTCACCGAGACGCTCGCCGCCACGCAACGTCGCCTCAACTCCGGTCAGTTGGAGCGCAACGCCGCCTACGGCTTCACGCCTATCGCGGCTGAGCCAAGCCGGGTCACCGACGTGCGCGCCCGGGGTGGCGCGATCGGCCGTGCCTTCGGCGCCGTTCCTCCTGTCTACGAGACTCCCGTGAAGAACATgcccgccgcccaggcggccgcgGTCGGCCTAGATCAGCTCGCAGGCGAGGAACTAAAGGATCACCTCAAGCGGGTGAATGACCTCCTCGACACGGCCAAGGCGCAGTAGGACCGCCTCAACCAATTCGCCAAGCCGGCGGGATCCGGCTCCGCCCGCATTGGCGGACCCGCGCGACCACCAGAACACGGCGTCTTCACCACCCGGCGAGGCGCACTCCGG
This sequence is a window from Aegilops tauschii subsp. strangulata cultivar AL8/78 chromosome 7, Aet v6.0, whole genome shotgun sequence. Protein-coding genes within it:
- the LOC109752368 gene encoding uncharacterized protein, translating into MAAAGARMRAPEEDAERRRRRKEKRRALAKKTPSGIACCYGCGHVEPATCDLFAGGQKHRQQEEQRRSIFTSFLADSC